In Arachis hypogaea cultivar Tifrunner chromosome 2, arahy.Tifrunner.gnm2.J5K5, whole genome shotgun sequence, a genomic segment contains:
- the LOC112749751 gene encoding uncharacterized protein isoform X2 produces MWSHRCAQPLSPLLEVGGQASAAGEHCCHRQGTLSSFWPLSELLPCQFGVAACPFYCYRLSFGNCMIKNKSCCDFVSLCFSCRRCCEPLLSLLILFGNQ; encoded by the exons ATGTGGAGTCACCGCTGTGCGCAGCCGCTGTCGCCGCTGCTGGAGGTGGGTGGCCAAGCCTCTGCCGCTGGAGAACACTGCTGCCATCGCCAAGGAACActgtcg AGCTTCTGGCCGCTATCGGAGCTGCTGCCGTGTCAGTTTGGGGTTGCAGCTTGTCCGTTCTACTGTTACC GGTTGAGTTTCGGAAATtgtatgattaaaaataaaagctGCTGCGATTTCGTCTCACTTTGTTTCTCGTG TCGTCGTTGCTGTGAACCTTTGTTATCACTGTTGATATTGTTTGGGAATCAATGA
- the LOC112749751 gene encoding uncharacterized protein isoform X1, translating to MWSHRCAQPLSPLLEVGGQASAAGEHCCHRQGTLSLIHQSFWPLSELLPCQFGVAACPFYCYRLSFGNCMIKNKSCCDFVSLCFSCRRCCEPLLSLLILFGNQ from the exons ATGTGGAGTCACCGCTGTGCGCAGCCGCTGTCGCCGCTGCTGGAGGTGGGTGGCCAAGCCTCTGCCGCTGGAGAACACTGCTGCCATCGCCAAGGAACActgtcg TTGATCCACCAGAGCTTCTGGCCGCTATCGGAGCTGCTGCCGTGTCAGTTTGGGGTTGCAGCTTGTCCGTTCTACTGTTACC GGTTGAGTTTCGGAAATtgtatgattaaaaataaaagctGCTGCGATTTCGTCTCACTTTGTTTCTCGTG TCGTCGTTGCTGTGAACCTTTGTTATCACTGTTGATATTGTTTGGGAATCAATGA